A genomic region of Phragmites australis chromosome 2, lpPhrAust1.1, whole genome shotgun sequence contains the following coding sequences:
- the LOC133900567 gene encoding uncharacterized protein LOC133900567 — translation MAPAPAPAMDVEDGGGGGAKNQNNVLVVKSENVSTGGFKDGGALVVPGSKPAGGHPVVSPESLKDEGGDTTECSSSFGDTCSGFDDEADGGEPEVNSHISAPADGGPASRLPRRKKVTAEWRNAVRPILWRCQWLELRMKDLSSQVSKYDRELALVKKEKELQQAVSKRNGSMPEPMQICKGHGNSSMKRRKRKRHEDTSDTSLYINKHQILSYYYDKQNKEAEADDLLTDDDCSSPVDGGIRGGLDTVTLLDAEEYDMIFEQLTLRDILLTIDGVQSQVHLLQDRVSKAHSEEEKLAFPENNTHVRLARKRQNTQKRSFSYTKCRYSKPQKKKNLNILLKDDDGPAFAARPALSDKETDGLLKDASGNAEEKSGEWNHSLDKAITVDLLLGVDSSLPNGHLGDLCKENTDDILIDNQAANEGCQQFEKVKRLLSETSSKGQNTSAPVETKSTSAPVKVDGTSPPLNVESTSAPVVKQETFLEKSTMMKPACPGKKQGQKSKNKKKGGGSAWSIKKQSKEATKIPVAKQKTESMSSAAEEMEFMTPLSAWKKCKTGKSSLASKKQKTGKSSSAANKWKTENSSSAAKKQEAESTPSKLKIEKAVLVAVNSRRSQRVRKPKVFTE, via the exons ATGGCGCCCGCCCCGGCTCCGGCCATGGATGTTGAGGAcggaggtggcggtggtgcCAAGAACCAGAACAACGTGTTGGTGGTCAAATCCGAGAACGTCTCCACGGGGGGCTTCAAGGATGGTGGTGCTCTTGTCGTCCCTGGCTCCAAGCCTGCTGGTGGCCATCCGGTGGTGTCCCCTGAGTCTCTTAAAGACGAGGGAGGGGATACCACAGAATGCTCGAGTTCGTTTGGGGACACTTGCTCTGGGTTTGACGATGAGGCGGACGGTGGTGAACCAGAAGTGAATTCTCACATTTCGGCCCCTGCTGATGGTGGTCCGGCCTCGAGGCTACCTAG AAGGAAAAAGGTGACAGCTGAGTGGAGGAATGCTGTTCGTCCAATTCTGTGGAGATGCCAGTGGTTAGAGTTGCGCATGAAGGATCTTTCATCTCAAGTATCAAAGTATGATAGGGAGCTTGCTCTAGTcaagaaggaaaaagaactgCAACAGGCAGTAAGCAAAAGAAATGGTTCTATGCCAGAACCGATGCAGATTTGCAAAGGCCATGGAAACAGTAGCAtgaagaggagaaagaggaagagaCATGAAGACACTTCAGACACCTCATTGTACATCAACAAGCACCAGATATTGTCATACTATTATG ACAAACAAAATAAGGAAGCTGAAGCTGATGACCTCTTAACTGATGATGATTGTAGCAGTCCAG TTGATGGTGGTATCAGAGGTGGACTTGACACTGTTACATTGCTTGATGCCGAGGAATATGATATGATTTTCGAGCAACTTACTTTAAGGGACATTCTCTTGACAATCGATGGGGTCCAGTCTCAAGTTCATTTGCTGCAAGATCGTGTCAGCAAGGCTCATTCTGAAGAAGAAAAGTTGGCATTTCCTGAGAACAATACTCATGTCAGGTTGGCTCGGAAGAGGCAGAATACTCAAAAGCGCTCATTCTCTTACACAAAGTGTCGATATAGTAAACCACAGAAAAAGAAGAATCTAAACATTTTGCTGAAGGATGATGATGGACCAGCTTTTGCAGCGAGACCTGCTTTGTCTGACAAGGAAACTGATGGTCTTTTAAAAGATGCAAGTGGGAATGCTGAAGAAAAAAGTGGTGAGTGGAATCACTCACTGGATAAAGCCATCACTGTGGACCTACTCTTGGGTGTTGACAGTTCCCTACCAAATGGTCATTTGGGGGATTTGTGCAAAGAA AACACTGATGATATCCTCATAGACAATCAAGCAGCCAATGAAGGCTGTCAGCAGTTTGAGAAGGTCAAGCGTCTGCTTTCTGAAACTTCATCCAAAGGCCAGAACACTTCTGCACCAGTGGAAACGAAGAGCACTTCTGCTCCAGTGAAAGTTGATGGTACTTCTCCACCACTCAATGTAGAGAGTACTTCTGCTCCAGTGGTGAAACAAGAAACATTCCTAGAAAAATCAACCATGATGAAGCCTGCCTGCCCTGGTAAGAAACAGGGGCAGAAatccaagaacaagaagaaaggcgGGGGTTCTGCATGGTCGATCAAGAAGCAGAGTAAAGAGGCCACCAAAATACCTGTTGCAAAACAGAAAACTGAGAGCATGTCCTCTGCCGCAGAGGAGATGGAATTCATGACCCCTCTTTCTGCTTGGAAGAAGTGTAAAACTGGGAAGTCGTCCTTGGCATCAAAGAAACAGAAAACTGGAAAGTCATCCTCAGCAGCAAATAAGTGGAAAACTGAAAACTCATCCTCAGCTGCAAAGAagcaggaggctgagagcaccCCTTCCAAGCTGAAGATTGAAAAGGCTGTGCTGGTGGCTGTAAATAGCAGGAGGAGCCAAAGGGTCCGGAAGCCTAAAGTGTTTACTGAATGA
- the LOC133900574 gene encoding caffeoylshikimate esterase-like, whose product MVHPIAEADERSPFGRLSPDEFYARHGVAHSTSSFVNPRGLRVFTQRWIPRESPVLGAVAVVHGFTGESSWMVQLTAVHLASHGFAVAALDHQGHGFSEGLQGHLPDIGTVLDDCDTAFAPFRADYPPPLPCFLYGESLGGAIALLLHLRSKDLWRDGAVLNGAMCGVSPRFKPPWPLEHLLWAAAAVAPTWRVAFTRGNIPDRSFKVEWKRKLALASPRRTTAPPRAATALELLRVCRELQERFEEVELPLLVVHGGDDTVCDPACVEELHRRAGGADKTLRVYSGMWHQIIGEPEENVEKVFDEIIAWLKARAAARHGDQQQQQRE is encoded by the coding sequence ATGGTGCACCCTATTGCGGAGGCCGACGAGCGGAGCCCCTTCGGCCGCCTCAGCCCCGACGAGTTCTACGCCCGACACGGCGTCGCccactccacctcctccttcgtCAACCCGCGAGGCCTCCGCGTCTTCACCCAGCGCTGGATCCCTCGTGAATCCCCCGTCCtcggcgccgtcgccgtcgtgcACGGCTTCACGGGCGAGTCCAGCTGGATGGTGCAGCTCACTGCCGTCCACCTCGCTAGCCACGGGTtcgccgtcgccgcgctcgACCACCAGGGCCACGGCTTCTCCGAGGGCCTCCAGGGCCACCTCCCCGACATCGGGACGGTCCTCGACGACTGCGACACCGCCTTCGCGCCCTTCCGCGCCGACTACCCGCCCCCGCTCCCCTGCTTCCTCTACGGGGAGTCCCTCGGCGGCGCCATCGCGCTGCTCCTCCACCTCCGGAGCAAGGACCTGTGGCGCGACGGCGCCGTGCTCAACGGCGCCATGTGCGGGGTCAGCCCGCGGTTCAAGCCGCCGTGGCCACTCGAGCACCTGCTGTGGGCCGCCGCAGCGGTCGCGCCCACCTGGCGCGTGGCCTTCACCAGGGGCAACATCCCCGATCGGTCGTTCAAGGTGGAGTGGAAGCGGAAGCTCGCGCTGGCCAGCCCGCGCCGCACCACGGCGCCTCCGCGCGCCGCCACAGCGCTGGAGCTCCTGCGCGTGTGCCGGGAGCTGCAGGAGCGGTTCGAGGAGGTGGAGCTGCCGCTCCTGGTGGTGCACGGTGGCGACGACACCGTCTGCGACCCCGCCTGCGTCGAGGAGTTGCACCGCCGCGCGGGGGGCGCGGACAAGACGCTCCGTGTCTACTCCGGGATGTGGCACCAGATCATCGGTGAGCCCGAGGAGAACGTCGAGAAGGTGTTCGACGAAATCATCGCCTGGCTCAAggcccgcgccgccgcgcgccacggcgaccagcagcagcagcagcgggagTAG
- the LOC133900624 gene encoding uncharacterized protein LOC133900624, which translates to MMKAGAKVFLENTYISSILKRDGELTVDKIDPRHDTIEKRVDNYLEHDMVFIPINITRCHWYLAVVNAQKYEIHVLDSLGPTMDRNDLTLTIRGLEKQINIVSQLKEFKDHKWQDLRVGTWPVIEKFSEAIQTDSVSCGLFMLNFMEYWTGDKLSDSVTQRDMTNFRLKLGAILLDSKLNTRKEHSYFKHDSEEEKSSDDAVMVESPAKCGKFLKTSHQTEDQSLLCALPIVTMPTNASELVGELCKFIMSIDHAETLEKEWIWSYEPQPISLSLKKIQEIIDVQKPMDKDCFNMGVRMFACDEINLLMDTQYHYMDLQFWLLCDFGRHPKYKRKLDVQLLAKTFDTWPGMVYNISQCKLILLPICQHGHFILFAFDMEARSVSVLDPLPIPDFFKGHELICFYLLRTLKISNKLNLALEVANPPWNDDICDWRRILPNCVPKTKDWFDSGFFVINFMRAWNGKQLQPPICTDVRELRKKFLVDLLKYNGNESKDNIPEVVQELVKRIR; encoded by the exons ATGATGAA GGCTGGTGCAAAAGTCTTCCTAGAGAATACTTACATTTCTAGCATTCTAAAGCGTGATGGCGAGCTTACGGTGGACAAAATAGATCCTAGGCATGACACCATCGAAAAAAGGGTGGACAATTATCTGGAGCATGATATG GTATTTATTCCAATTAATATCACACGATGCCATTGGTACTTAGCAGTTGTGAACGCCCAAAAATACGAGATACATGTTCTCGACTCGCTAGGGCCTACAATGGACCGCAACGACCTCACTCTTACT ATAAGAGGATTGgagaaacaaataaatattgtaTCACAGTTGAAAGAGTTTAAAGACCACAAGTGGCAAGACCTCAGGGTTGGAACATGGCCTGTTATAGAGAAATTCTCAGAGGCAATACAAACTGACAG CGTCTCTTGTGGTCTATTCATGCTAAACTTCATGGAATATTGGACAGGAGATAAACTATCTGATAGTGTGACTCAG CGTGATATGACGAATTTCAGACTAAAACTAGGAGCAATTTTGTTGGACTCCAAACTAAACACGAGGAAAGAACATTCATATTTCAAACATGACAGCGAAGAAGAAAAAAGTTCAGATGATGCTGTGATGGTAGAGAGTCCTGCCAAGTGTGGCAAATTTTTGAAGACATCACATCAGACGGAAGATCAATCGTTACTATGTGCTCTTCCTATTGTCACCATGCCGACAAATGCATCTGAGTTAGTAGGCGAGCTTTGCAAATTTATCATGTCTATAGACCATGCTGAAACTTTGGA GAAAGAATGGATTTGGAGCTATGAGCCTCAACCGATTAGTTTAAGCCTAAAAAAGATACAGGAAATAATCGATGTGCAAAAGCCTATGGACAAGGATTGTTTCAACATGGGTGTGAGGATGTTCGCTTGCGACGAGATCAACTTGTTAATGGACACCCAATATCACTACATGGACCTTCAGTTCTGG TTGTTGTGTGACTTCGGACGACATCCAAAATATAAAAGGAAGCTTGATGTCCAATTGTTGGCAAAAACATTTGATACGTGGCCTGGGATGGTGTACAATATTTCACAGTGCAAGTTG ATTCTATTACCGATATGTCAACATGGGCATTTCATACTATTTGCATTCGACATGGAGGCTAGAAGTGTATCGGTATTGGACCCACTGCCTATACCGGATTTTTTTAAAGGACATGAACTCATATGCTTCTATCTATTGAGAACTCTCAAAATTTCCAATAAATTGAATCTAGCTTTAGAAGTAGCAAACCCCCCGTGGAATGATGACATATGTGATTGGCGTCGTATACTACCAAATTGTGTTCCAAAGACAAAGGATTG GTTCGACTCGGGGTTTTTTGTTATTAACTTCATGCGCGCGTGGAACGGTAAACAACTACAACCACCGATTTGCACT GATGTGCGCGAACTTAGAAAGAAGTTCTTGGTTGACCTGCTGAAATACAATGGGAATGAATCAAAAGACAACATCCCTGAAGTTGTACAAGAATTAGTTAAACGCATCAGATAG